One genomic segment of Amycolatopsis granulosa includes these proteins:
- a CDS encoding cytotoxic translational repressor of toxin-antitoxin stability system yields MRDAHGRAGTHHVTYELDLADGRILRTRISHPVDRSGYGRGRGKHILRDQLDAGEPEFWSCVQDGVTPARGTPEPPAGALPADLVFLLISRAGLDEAEVAGMSKDEGIARLQRYWSEGA; encoded by the coding sequence GTGCGCGACGCTCACGGCCGGGCCGGAACACACCACGTCACGTACGAACTCGATCTCGCCGACGGCAGGATTCTCCGTACCCGCATCTCGCACCCGGTCGACCGCAGCGGCTACGGCCGGGGCAGGGGGAAGCACATCCTGCGCGACCAGCTCGACGCCGGGGAACCGGAATTCTGGTCGTGCGTGCAGGACGGCGTCACACCGGCTCGCGGGACACCGGAGCCGCCGGCGGGGGCCCTGCCGGCCGATCTCGTGTTCCTGCTGATCTCGCGTGCCGGTCTCGACGAGGCGGAGGTGGCGGGGATGAGCAAGGACGAGGGGATCGCGCGGCTCCAGCGCTACTGGTCCGAGGGCGCGTGA
- a CDS encoding SDR family oxidoreductase — MSETILVTGGTGVLGREVARCLRAPGREVRILSRRAAPAGTPYSWYTGDLRTADSLDAAVAGAGAIVHCATTLGTKDATTTRTLVEAARRAGVPHVVYISIVGVDRIPLPYYRAKLAAEEAVIASGLPWTVLRATQFHDLLFRGLEVQRRLPVVLHPAGFRFQPVDSREVAQRLAGLALGDPAGRAPDMGGSEVRDATDLARIYLRARNRRRPLVPVPIPGAIGRGYRAGHHLTSNATGRTTFEQFLADRT; from the coding sequence ATGAGCGAAACCATCCTCGTCACGGGCGGAACCGGAGTCCTCGGCCGGGAGGTCGCCCGCTGCCTCCGCGCGCCGGGGCGGGAGGTCCGGATCCTGAGCCGCCGGGCCGCACCCGCCGGCACGCCCTACTCCTGGTACACCGGTGACCTGCGCACCGCGGACAGCCTGGACGCGGCTGTCGCGGGGGCGGGCGCGATCGTGCACTGCGCGACCACTCTCGGCACGAAGGACGCCACCACCACGCGGACCCTCGTCGAAGCCGCCCGTCGGGCCGGCGTGCCGCACGTCGTGTACATCTCGATCGTCGGCGTCGACCGGATTCCGCTGCCGTATTACCGGGCCAAGCTCGCCGCGGAGGAGGCCGTGATCGCGTCCGGTCTACCGTGGACCGTCCTGCGGGCCACGCAGTTCCACGATCTCCTGTTCCGTGGGCTGGAGGTCCAGCGGCGCCTCCCGGTTGTCCTCCACCCGGCCGGGTTCCGCTTCCAGCCGGTCGACTCGCGCGAGGTCGCGCAGCGCCTGGCCGGCCTCGCGCTCGGCGACCCCGCCGGCCGCGCACCCGACATGGGCGGCTCGGAGGTCCGCGACGCCACCGACCTCGCCCGGATCTACCTCCGCGCCCGCAACCGCCGTCGCCCGCTCGTGCCGGTCCCCATCCCCGGCGCGATCGGGCGGGGATACCGGGCGGGGCACCACCTCACCTCGAACGCCACCGGCCGCACCACGTTCGAGCAGTTCCTGGCGGACCGAACGTGA
- a CDS encoding LysR family transcriptional regulator, whose protein sequence is MELRQLRAFVAVASAGTVTGAAQRLELSPATVSEHVRSLETSLGVVLFDRKPTGMELAERGRLLLPEARRLLDQAESIRRLVSDERTRFTVGALETLVATRLPAVVARLGDRRPDVDLAVRSLMRQPMLRAVSDGSLDAGLLLDTGPVLGTLGFDGGDLSFADIDTVRLYLVARPGETAREDVLLVTPPGCSFRMAADRLLGTTGRRLEFDSVSTIRAWVTQGLGVALLPDFVVSGDLADGTLVALPVPDSAELALRVVWRTDREDTLREVLYAMAA, encoded by the coding sequence ATGGAGCTGCGGCAGTTGCGGGCGTTCGTCGCCGTCGCCTCGGCGGGCACCGTGACCGGGGCGGCGCAGCGGCTCGAGCTGTCCCCGGCGACGGTGTCCGAGCACGTGCGGTCGCTGGAGACCTCGCTCGGGGTGGTGTTGTTCGACCGGAAGCCGACGGGCATGGAGCTGGCCGAGCGTGGCCGGTTGCTGCTGCCCGAGGCACGGCGGCTGCTCGACCAGGCCGAGTCGATCCGGCGGCTGGTGAGCGACGAACGCACCCGGTTCACCGTCGGCGCCCTCGAGACGCTGGTGGCGACCCGGCTGCCGGCGGTGGTCGCCCGCCTCGGCGACCGGCGGCCGGACGTCGACCTGGCGGTGCGGTCCCTGATGCGGCAGCCCATGTTGCGGGCGGTGTCGGACGGATCACTGGACGCGGGACTGCTGCTGGACACCGGACCGGTACTGGGGACGCTGGGGTTCGACGGCGGTGATCTGTCGTTCGCCGACATCGACACCGTGCGGTTGTACCTGGTCGCGCGGCCCGGCGAGACCGCGCGTGAGGACGTGCTGCTGGTGACCCCGCCGGGGTGTTCGTTCCGGATGGCGGCCGACCGCCTGCTCGGCACGACCGGCCGGCGGCTGGAGTTCGACAGCGTCTCCACGATCCGCGCGTGGGTCACCCAGGGGCTGGGCGTGGCGCTGCTGCCGGACTTCGTGGTCAGCGGCGACCTCGCGGACGGCACGCTGGTCGCGTTGCCGGTACCGGACAGCGCGGAACTGGCGCTGCGGGTGGTGTGGCGCACCGACCGGGAGGACACGCTGCGCGAGGTGCTCTACGCGATGGCGGCGTAG
- a CDS encoding MFS transporter: protein MTTTARRGSLLGISLAYFLVLLDTTVLTVALPGIRADLGGSVAGQQWVVNGYTVSFAAFLLGGGALADRFGPLRVFRWGVASFGVLSLVSAAAPDLALLVVLRVLLGVAGAACLPSSLALISRLHPEPAARAKALGAWAAITGVALAAGPIAGGLLVDLAGWRAVFLVNVPLAVIGLALTRGRETTPAGRGFDVKTQLAACAFLGLLTEAIVDARPLAGVLALLVLVLFVHRERRATAPTVPPVLVRSRGVAVNLFAGAAVNFVLSGALFAVTLLLQNERHLTPVQAGLAFLPLTLPTAFNPLLTSRIVAARGPRLPVVAGLTLLTAGAAVLAATVHAPYPLLACGLLLLGFGVSLALPALVTGVVTAAPEGYAGTAGGLLNAVRQVGATVGVAAMGAVVAAGQFGWAFLLAAAVAAAGQLLSFCQRNSNSKAHL, encoded by the coding sequence GTGACGACAACGGCTCGCCGAGGCAGTCTGCTCGGCATCTCCCTCGCCTACTTCCTGGTCCTGCTGGACACCACTGTGCTCACCGTCGCGCTGCCCGGCATCCGCGCCGATCTCGGCGGATCGGTCGCCGGGCAGCAGTGGGTGGTCAACGGCTACACCGTCTCCTTCGCCGCGTTCCTGCTCGGCGGTGGCGCACTCGCCGACCGGTTCGGCCCGCTGCGCGTGTTCCGCTGGGGCGTCGCGAGCTTCGGCGTCCTCTCCCTGGTGTCGGCGGCCGCCCCGGACCTGGCCCTGCTCGTCGTGCTGCGCGTCCTGCTCGGCGTCGCGGGCGCGGCGTGCCTGCCCAGTTCGCTCGCCCTGATCAGCCGCCTGCACCCGGAGCCGGCCGCGCGCGCGAAGGCGCTCGGCGCCTGGGCGGCGATCACCGGGGTGGCGCTCGCGGCCGGCCCGATCGCCGGCGGGCTGCTGGTCGATCTGGCGGGCTGGCGAGCGGTGTTCCTCGTCAACGTGCCGCTCGCGGTCATCGGTCTCGCCCTGACCCGCGGCCGGGAGACGACGCCGGCCGGGCGCGGTTTCGACGTGAAGACCCAGCTCGCCGCGTGCGCGTTCCTCGGCCTGCTGACCGAGGCGATCGTGGACGCGCGTCCGCTCGCCGGGGTCCTCGCGCTCCTGGTGCTCGTGCTGTTCGTCCACCGGGAGCGTCGCGCCACGGCACCCACCGTGCCACCGGTGCTGGTGCGCAGCCGTGGCGTCGCGGTGAACCTGTTCGCCGGCGCGGCGGTGAACTTCGTGCTCTCCGGCGCGTTGTTCGCGGTGACGCTGCTGCTGCAGAACGAGCGGCACCTCACCCCGGTCCAGGCCGGGCTGGCGTTCCTGCCCCTGACCCTGCCGACCGCGTTCAACCCGCTGCTGACCAGCCGGATCGTCGCCGCCCGCGGGCCGCGCCTGCCGGTCGTGGCCGGTCTGACGCTGCTGACCGCCGGGGCGGCCGTCCTGGCCGCGACGGTCCACGCGCCCTACCCGCTGCTGGCGTGTGGTCTCCTGCTGCTGGGGTTCGGTGTGTCCCTCGCCCTGCCCGCACTGGTCACCGGTGTGGTGACCGCCGCGCCCGAAGGGTACGCCGGTACCGCCGGTGGCCTGCTCAACGCCGTCCGCCAGGTCGGGGCGACCGTGGGGGTCGCGGCGATGGGCGCGGTGGTGGCTGCCGGCCAGTTCGGCTGGGCGTTCCTGCTCGCCGCCGCGGTGGCGGCGGCCGGTCAGCTGCTGAGCTTCTGCCAGAGGAACTCGAACAGCAAGGCCCACTTGTAG